A single Camelus ferus isolate YT-003-E chromosome 3, BCGSAC_Cfer_1.0, whole genome shotgun sequence DNA region contains:
- the MED7 gene encoding mediator of RNA polymerase II transcription subunit 7, with translation MGEPQQVSALPPPPMQYIKEYTDENIQEGLAPKPPPPIKDSYMMFGNQFQCDDLIIRPLESQGIERLHPMQFDHKKELRKLNMSILINFLDLLDILIRSPGSIKREEKLEDLKLLFVHVHHLINEYRPHQARETLRVMMEVQKRQRLETAERFQKHLERVIEMIQNCLASLPDDLPHSEAGMRVKSEPMDADDSNNCTGQNEQQRENSGSRRDQIIEKDAALCVLIDEMNERP, from the coding sequence ATGGGTGAGCCACAGCAAGTCAGTGCCCTTCCGCCACCTCCGATGCAGTACATCAAGGAGTATACAGATGAAAATATTCAGGAAGGCCTAGCTCCCAAGCCTCCACCTCCAATAAAGGACAGTTACATGATGTTTGGCAACCAGTTCCAATGCGACGATCTTATCATCCGTCCTTTAGAAAGTCAGGGTATCGAACGACTTCATCCTATGCAGTTTGATCACaagaaagaactgagaaaacTCAATATGTCTATCCTTATTAATTTCTTAGATCTCTTAGATATCTTGATAAGGAGCCCTGGGAGTATAAAACGAGAAGAGAAGCTAGAAGATCTTAAGCTGCTTTTTGTACACGTGCATCATCTCATAAATGAATATCGACCCCACCAAGCAAGAGAGACCTTGAGAGTCATGATGGAGGTACAGAAACGTCAACGCCTTGAAACAGCCGAAAGGTTTCAGAAGCATCTGGAACGAGTCATCGAGATGATTCAGAATTGCTTGGCTTCTTTGCCTGATGACTTGCCCCATTCGGAAGCAGGGATGAGAGTAAAATCTGAACCAATGGATGCTGATGATAGCAACAATTGTACTGGACAGAAtgaacaacaaagagaaaattcaggATCTAGGAGAGACCAGATTATAGAGAAAGATGCTGCCTTGTGTGTCCTAAttgatgaaatgaatgaaagaccATGA